From Penicillium psychrofluorescens genome assembly, chromosome: 6, one genomic window encodes:
- a CDS encoding uncharacterized protein (ID:PFLUO_008688-T1.cds;~source:funannotate), which yields MPQTRSRVKRQRICPWCSQSFFKEEHLARHIRSHTKEKPFGCATCGKSFSRHDSLLRHARSHRSASISSETPTGPDRSALNIPLVSHSAGGDSLPHLPGATSSFGIPANEATSSLFSPTQHRAVPRSDSTLAQPRLPGWLETIVQSPSFGSHEHVNSQAASFGALDGMFQEDSGMQWNLNMDSQVPTWLADEDFDLNALNSSVMENTMSYFAPLNTRNEVDPLVFAVQPPDEPIMDRKEDQVRQRWFTFIGTHDPGYITPDAIPEQTEVDERYREKLSQRLQQRVPTESLPSTDFLVSTNA from the coding sequence ATGCCCCAGACACGGAGTCGGGTCAAGCGGCAGCGAATCTGCCCCTGGTGCTCACAGTCGTTCTTCAAAGAGGAACATCTGGCCCGCCACATCCGCTCGCACACGAAGGAAAAGCCCTTCGGCTGTGCGACGTGTGGGAAGTCTTTTAGTCGTCATGACTCTCTGCTGCGACATGCTAGGTCGCATCGATCTGCCAGTATCTCGTCAGAGACGCCTACCGGCCCTGATCGTTCCGCCCTAAATATCCCGTTGGTTTCTCATAGTGCGGGGGGTGATTCTCTCCCACACTTGCCGGGGGCAACATCATCCTTTGGCATTCCTGCAAATGAAGCAACCTCCAGTCTGTTCTCGCCAACTCAGCACCGTGCCGTGCCCCGCAGTGACAGCACCCTCGCCCAGCCCCGTCTACCCGGTTGGCTGGAAACCATCGTTCAGTCACCAAGCTTCGGCAGCCATGAGCATGTTAATTCCCAGGCTGCTTCTTTTGGTGCTCTTGATGGCATGTTTCAGGAGGATTCCGGCATGCAATGGAACCTTAATATGGACTCTCAGGTGCCGACATGgctggccgacgaggatTTCGACTTGAATGCGTTGAATTCCTCGGTTATGGAGAATACCATGTCTTATTTTGCGCCTCTCAATACCCGGAACGAGGTTGATCCTCTTGTCTTTGCCGTTCAACCGCCAGATGAACCAATAATGGATCGTAAAGAAGATCAGGTTCGTCAGAGGTGGTTTACATTCATCGGGACGCATGATCCGGGATATATCACTCCAGACGCGATTCCTGAACAAACAGAGGTAGACGAGCGGTATCGAGAAAAATTATCTCAGCGGCTTCAGCAACGCGTTCCAACGGAATCTTTGCCGTCCACGGACTTTTTGGTGAGTACCAACGCTTGA
- a CDS encoding uncharacterized protein (ID:PFLUO_008689-T1.cds;~source:funannotate), with the protein MTQAALIGQTFGLLSGKPRNLLIVQTFHGTVVTWARRHKMFQVHQATDQLQANSLTHTVEDVWKSWTHAEEQIRVAAGLYILDSEISELFMTHPFMQHAESTLPLTASKELWVAPTAAQWKATMNSEQSVARLDIPLTETSDQSPEQPRSGLDLGSSSRFRQYTRLQGIVASIMEKRTSAAAWTAKTRHQFEKQLIQFFDQHLKSKTQSGTDPFCLEVLWHSTFMSLFVDFNRLELVMGRDGYDESVPHRDYVYKWASSNEGHRCALHGALILRKLQSMSLGMEPAVHVPRALYRAATVWYAYSEFGVDEQHTGTSATPSMDFPELVRLNVNSQTLLFEANGYKSTKPKTQESSTLCGLVDLLRRIGHWGLSRKFAEQIVFVLQGHTELDAHGALI; encoded by the coding sequence ATGACCCAAGCAGCCTTGATTGGGCAAACGTTTGGATTGCTGTCAGGCAAGCCGAGAAACTTGCTCATCGTGCAAACCTTCCATGGGACGGTGGTTACTTGGGCACGGCGACACAAGATGTTTCAAGTCCACCAGGCGACAGACCAACTGCAAGCAAACTCTCTCACACATACAGTGGAAGACGTTTGGAAATCCTGGACACATGCCGAGGAGCAGATTCGGGTTGCCGCGGGCCTTTATATCCTTGACTCTGAGATTTCAGAACTTTTCATGACACATCCGTTCATGCAACATGCTGAATCAACGCTTCCTCTGACTGCAAGCAAGGAGCTCTGGGTTGCTCCCACTGCCGCACAATGGAAAGCTACAATGAACAGCGAGCAGTCCGTCGCACGCCTCGATATCCCTCTAACAGAGACATCAGACCAATCACCAGAGCAGCCTCGCTCGGGGCTCGACCTGGGATCATCGAGCAGATTCCGGCAGTACACTAGGCTGCAAGGCATAGTTGCTTCGATAATGGAAAAGCGAACTTCTGCGGCTGCTTGGACCGCCAAAACCCGTCATCAATTCGAAAAACAATTGATTCAATTCTTTGACCAACATCTCAAATCCAAGACACAGAGCGGCACCGACCCTTTCTGTCTAGAGGTATTATGGCATTCAACATTCATGTCTCTCTTCGTCGACTTTAATCGACTGGAGCTTGTGATGGGCCGCGATGGATACGATGAATCAGTGCCCCATCGGGATTATGTTTACAAATGGGCTTCATCGAATGAAGGCCATCGCTGCGCACTTCATGGGGCACTGATCCTGCGGAAGCTCCAGAGCATGTCCTTGGGGATGGAGCCAGCTGTCCACGTACCACGAGCTCTGTACCGCGCAGCGACAGTGTGGTACGCATACTCGGAGTTTGGCGTTGATGAACAACATACGGGCACATCAGCAACGCCCAGTATGGATTTTCCGGAGCTGGTCCGACTGAACGTTAATAGTCAGACCCTTCTTTTCGAGGCCAATGGCTATAAATCTACCAAGCCCAAGACGCAGGAATCTAGCACGCTTTGTGGGTTGGTTGATCTGTTGCGAAGGATTGGCCATTGGGGACTATCTAGGAAATTCGCTGAGCAGATAGTTTTCGTGCTGCAGGGGCATACGGAGCTGGACGCTCATGGAGCTTTAATTTAG
- a CDS encoding uncharacterized protein (ID:PFLUO_008690-T1.cds;~source:funannotate) has product MVGGQGIASGFRDAASLAWRLALLCRDTPPSKSLLSHEKVLEAWYMERKQQLEQSLATTIENGRFVTEGDPVKIFLRNLYLWLVQLVPSWRHDLRLGRRKEGLVRYKHSDGMPFLPEFNGGLSLPQVYCTAVNKADAEIRFTDDVIFAAHKKCLFQLLVYVKTLDEVADAKRVISDIDDISHSEIRASEVTVLVEDLSSTSPEMDDDVFRLATADEFAQSLLCEGRPAPQYYDPYSLGKELTGTRFIIVRPDRFIFAACNSREDLRQLASRVVSFLQG; this is encoded by the exons ATGG TCGGCGGTCAAGGCATCGCCTCCGGCTTCCGTGATGCCGCCTCCTTAGCCTGGCGCCTCGCTCTCCTATGTCGTGACACCCCTCCATCCAAGAGTCTACTTTCTCACGAAAAGGTCTTGGAAGCATGGTACATGGAGCGCAAGCAACAGCTGGAACAGTCCCTAGCAACCACGATCGAAAACGGACGGTTCGTAACAGAAGGCGACCCCGTGAAAATCTTCCTGCGCAATCTATACCTGTGGCTTGTGCAACTAGTCCCCAGCTGGAGACATGATCTCCGACTTGGTCGGCGGAAGGAGGGTTTGGTACGGTATAAGCATTCTGATGGAATGCCGTTTCTGCCCGAGTTCAATGGGGGCTTGTCTCTTCCGCAGGTTTATTGCACTGCTGTCAATAAAGCAGATGCTGAGATCCGGTTCACGGATGATGTGATCTTTGCAGCGCATAAAAAATGCCTTTTTCAGCTTCTTGTCTATGTGAAAACACTAGATGAAGTGGCGGATGCGAAACGAGTCATTTCTGACATCGATGATATATCCCATAGCGAGATTCGGGCTTCTGAAGTGACAGTCCTGGTCGAGGATCTCTCCTCTACCTCCCcggagatggatgatgatgtgTTTCGACTTGCTACTGCTGACGAGTTTGCGCAGTCCTTGCTATGCGAGGGACGGCCAGCGCCGCAGTACTACGACCCCTATTCCCTTGGAAAGGAACTAACTGGGACACGCTTTATTATTGTGCGTCCTGATCGGTTTATTTTCGCTGCCTGTAATAGCAGAGAAGATCTAAGGCAATTGGCCAGCCGTGTGGTCTCGTTTCTCCAGGGATAA
- a CDS encoding uncharacterized protein (ID:PFLUO_008691-T1.cds;~source:funannotate), giving the protein MTQAAITSANHGASIPDIDAIGSEQESIETWRQRCKIKKEDQIRLVKLAHMRYQHPDLDQINTFLLDFGMVVTKRTEDQIWYRGYGDDQYVYYVQKGPKKFLGGTFAVETYQDLEKAAQLDTASSIQELADAPGGGFMVSLTDPEGFPMNLMFGQSPASKGEFPEKIVINYENEKPRARRFQRFEPGPAAVHKLGHYGICTQQFDTLVEFYTSTFNLIPTDFLYVEEEGKKRNVALFAHIDRGEDFVDHHSFFMTTNATSHVHHCSFEVHDFDTQALGHQWLAQKKYQSVWGVGRHILGSQIFDYWWDTTGNMIEHYADGDLVNHKTPIGYGPAGDESLAVWGPEVPAWFLQ; this is encoded by the exons ATG ACACAAGCAGCGATTACTTCGGCAAACCACGGTGCCTCCATTCCTGATATCGATGCTATAGGCAGCGAGCAAGAGAGCATCGAGACATGGCGTCAAAGATGCAAaatcaagaaagaagatcaGATTCGTCTGGTAAAACTGGCACATATGCGATATCAGCACCCTGATCTAGATCAGATTAACACCTTTCTACTGG ACTTTGGTATGGTCGTGACCAAGCGTACCGAGGACCAGATCTGGTATCGAGGCTATGGGGACGACCAGTACGTGTACTACGTTCAAAAAGGGCCGAAGAAGTTCCTTGGTGGTACCTTTGCTGTGGAGACCTATCAAGATCTAGAGAA GGCTGCTCAGCTTGATACCGCCAGCTCAATTCAGGAACTTGCCGATGCCCCCGGAGGCGGGTTTATGGTCTCCCTGACCGACCCGGAGGGATTTCCCATGAACCTGATGTTCGGACAGAGTCCAGCCTCAAAGGGCGAGTTTCCCGAGAAGATCGTTATAAACTACGAAAATGAGAAGCCTCGTGCGCGGCGATTCCAACGATTCGAGCCTGGGCCAGCTGCTGTGCACAAG CTCGGCCACTATGGTATCTGCACGCAACAGTTTGATACGCTTGTTGAATTCTATACATCCACGTTCAACCTCATCCCTACAGATTTCCTTTacgtggaagaagaaggcaagaaGCGGAATGTCGCGCTCTTTGCACACATCGACCGCGGCGAGGACTTCGTGGATCATCACAGTTTCTTCATGACCACAAATGCCACCTCGCATGTCCATCACTGCTCATTCGAAGTGCACGATTTTGACACGCAGGCACTGGGTCACCAGTGGCTTGCCCAAAAGAAGTATCAGTCTGTTTGGGGCGTTGGTCGTCATATCCTGGGCTCTCAAATTTTTGACTATTGGTGGGATACCACCGGCAACATGATCGAGCATTATGCGGATGGCGATCTTGTAAACCATAAAACGCCTATTGGATATGGTCCTGCAGGCGATGAGTCGTTGGCTGTCTGGGGGCCCGAGGTGCCTGCTTGGTTCTTGCAGTAG
- a CDS encoding uncharacterized protein (ID:PFLUO_008692-T1.cds;~source:funannotate) — protein MPSWTHLVRFIAVEDSQVHLGQLVDPKRDVGRDSVNGVEIAVYVIEGTMFDGRVTKEVMHVKQLLSPVSREECNYIRCLGLNYMDHANEANMALPKAPILFTKPRTALAGPYPAAINIPKCAQDGTSDYEAELCLVIGKSGRDIPEEEALDYVLGYTASNDVSARTMQMLTTQWSFSKGLDGSCPLGPVLVASSVIQDPQTLSIKAIHNGATVQDGHTKDMIFNIKKQISYLSQGTTLEAGTIFLTGTPAGIGYFRDPRVVLKDGDEISVEIDQIGTLVNKVRYESR, from the exons ATGCCATCCTGGACGCACCTTGTTCGTTTCATCGCTGTCGAGGACAGCCAGGTCCACCTTGGCCAATTGGTTGACCCCAAACGCGATGTTGGTCGTGACAGTGTCAATGGCGTTGAGATTGCTGTCTACGTGATTGAGGGTACGATGTTTGACGGCCGCGTTACGAAGGAAGTCATGCACGTCAAGCAG CTACTGTCCCCGGTCTCAAGAGAGGAATGCAATTATATCCGCTGCCTGGGCCTGAATTACATGGACCACGCAAAT GAAGCCAACATGGCTCTTCCCAAGGCCCCGATTTTGTTCACGAAGCCACGGACTGCTCTAGCAGGACCCTATCCGGCTGCGATCAATATCCCTAAATGTGCTCAGGATGGAACGAGCGACTATGAAGCCGAGTTGTGTCTCGTCATCGGCAAGAGCGGTCGCGATATtcccgaggaagaagcccttgACTACGTTCTTGGATACACGGCCTCGAATGATGTCTCCGCGCGGACGATGCAGATGCTTACCACGCAGTGGTCCTTCTCCAAAGGTCTTGATGGAAGCTGTCCGCTCG GCCCTGTCCTCGTTGCTTCCTCTGTGATTCAAGATCCCCAAACTTTGTCGATCAAGGCCATTCATAACGGAGCAACCGTGCAGGATGGCCACACAAAGGATATGATCTTCAACATCAAGAAACAGATCTCTTACCTCTCCCAGGGTACGACGTTGGAGGCGGGCACTATCTTCCTGACGGGCACACCGGCTGGTATCGGCTATTTCCGTGATCCCAGAGTGGTCCTAAaggatggtgatgagatCTCGGTGGAGATTGATCAGATCGGAACACTGGTCAACAAGGTTCGGTATGAGAGTCGCTGA
- a CDS encoding uncharacterized protein (ID:PFLUO_008693-T1.cds;~source:funannotate) encodes MKALALPIILSLTGLATARTDLSGCVSSLTTDQYHEASLLWYVPGTGEICAFPDCGGGTAPPKTDQPGCPLYTGSATLTTSYLPGWGHNGKMAASTSTPKETMLTGTRTVASASDSMITTAPTTSSLASLTTTTSKDTTTTSKDTTMSNSTSAAPTSTIAPNAASIQNSNVGGVMGIVAAVAGLMAL; translated from the coding sequence atgaaggCCCTCGCCCTCCCCATTATCCTTAGCCTCACCGGCCTCGCCACTGCTCGTACCGACCTATCCGGCTGTGTCTCATCCCTCACTACCGATCAGTACCATGAAGCCAGCTTGCTCTGGTATGTACCCGGCACCGGCGAGATCTGCGCCTTTCCcgactgcggcggcggaaCCGCACCCCCGAAGACTGACCAGCCGGGCTGCCCTTTGTATACCGGCTCGGCAACTCTGACCACCAGCTACTTGCCTGGCTGGGGCCACAATGGCAAGATGGCGgcatcaacatccaccccGAAAGAGACTATGTTGACCGGTACAAGAACTGTCGCCAGTGCCAGCGATAGCATGATCACTACGGCACCGACTACTTCGTCCCTGGCCTCTTTGACGACTACCACTTCAAAAGACACAACTACCACCTCAAAAGACACGACTATGTCAAACTCGACATCTGCTGCTCCAACTTCTACGATTGCTCCCAATGCTGCTAGCATACAGAACTCGAATGTTGGGGGGGTTATGGGTATtgtggctgctgttgctggtctCATGGCTTTATAA
- a CDS encoding uncharacterized protein (ID:PFLUO_008694-T1.cds;~source:funannotate), giving the protein MADFTEANRKYFDQMASSYKNRFANVLKTLTEQVQQHRLWLSDRWTDTDTGKGQEIKMLEYACGPGAVSMALAPFLTKVIGIDVSENMIDDYNRNAAAVGFSDKVTGYKADLLGESVAAQFSGPEFIDFDVLTVSMALHHFEHPDQALKRLASRVKKGGACLIIDLVPHTQHEHGHGHGHENGHGHGHGHGPEGHDFGDASATVMVHGFSREDMRKLFEGAGLSAGFDYEILSEPLVFTQEDKTISKTAFIARAQRA; this is encoded by the exons ATGGCCGATTTTACAGAAGCGAATCGGAAGTACTTCGA TCAGATGGCTTCTTCCTACAAGAATCGATTTGCCAATGTCCTAAAGACGTTGACCGAGCAGGTTCAACAACACCGCCTCTGGCTCAGTGACCGGTGGACCGATACAGATACGGGCAAGGGCCAGGAAATCAAAATGCTCGAATATGCCTGTGGGCCTGGAGCAGTGTCAATG GCACTTGCTCCGTTCCTTACCAAAGTCATTGGGATAGATGTCAGCGAAAACATGATTGATGACTACAACCGCAATGCCGCTGCCGTCGGTTTCTCCGACAAAGTCACTGGATACAAAGCCGACCTCCTGGGAGAGTCCGTGGCTGCCCAGTTTTCGGGCCCTGAGTTTATCGATTTCGATGTTCTAACCGTGAGCATGGCTTTGCACCATTTCGAGCACCCGGATCAAGCCCTGAAGCGGCTTGCATCGCGGGTTAAGAAGGGTGGTGCATGTTTGATCATTGATCTCGTTCCGCATACTCAACATGAACACGGACATGGGCACGGGCATGAGAACGGTCAcggtcatggtcatggtcatggacCGGAGGGCCATGATTTCGGCGATGCTTCTGCCACTGTCATGGTACACGGCTTCTCGCGAGAGGACATGCGGAAGTTGTTCGAGGGAGCGGGTCTGAGTGCTGGATTTGACTATGAAATCCTCTCGGAGCCGCTCGTCTTTACCCAGGAAGACAAAACCATTTCTAAGACGGCTTTTATTGCGCGTGCTCAGCGTGCATAG
- a CDS encoding uncharacterized protein (ID:PFLUO_008695-T1.cds;~source:funannotate), whose protein sequence is MDASKIPDFLAEQQQQGTPETQSYFLTFEDFWERKLWHQLTDALVEFFRLQESAPQRLAIFKTFVLSFADRINQLKFVALGLMAATGCADDHERLSFLTSLADRVDKAETQDAHVYALADVANVKLRLKDLDGAQKDLASCQRVLDSFDSVETVVHASFYKVNSDYHHAKQEFASFYKNALLYLACINLEELPESERVSRAYNLSVAALVSDSIYNFGELLLHPILDSLTETPHNWLRDLLFAFNRGDLTAYDVLAGNISKNKLLEEHRVFLYQKISLSALTEMVFRRPPHDRSLAFGVIASETKVQPDEIEHLVMKALSLGLLKGSIDQVAQVAQIHWVQPKVLDMKQIDGMRNRLKDWDAGVNQLGHWIEGVGKDVWAA, encoded by the exons ATGGACGCCTCCAAGATCCCCGAtttcctggccgagcagcagcaacaaggcACCCCCGAAACGCAATCCTACTTCCTCACCTTCGAAGACTTCTGGGAGAGGAAGCTATGGCATCAGCTGACCGACGCGCTGGTTGAGTTCTTCCGTCTGCAAGAGAGCGCGCCGCAGCGGTTAGCCATTTTCAAGACTTTCGTGCTCAGCTTCGCCGATCGGATCAACCAGCTGAAGTTTGTGgcgttggggttgatggCTGCGACGGGGTGCGCTG ACGACCATGAACGACTGTCCTTCCTCACATCCCTGGCAGACCGAGTCGACAAAGCTGAGACACAAGACGCACATGTCTATGCGCTGGCGGACGTGGCCAACGTCAAGCTGCGATTGAAGGACCTGGATGGCGCACAGAAGGACCTGGCGTCGTGTCAGCGGGTGCTGGATTCGTTTGACTCCGTCGAGACGGTGGTGCATGCCTCGTTCTACAAAGTAAACTCGGACTACCACCAC GCCAAGCAAGAGTTCGCCTCATTCTACAAAAACGCCCTGCTGTACCTAGCCTGCATCAACCTGGAGGAACTGCCCGAGTCCGAGCGCGTGTCCCGCGCCTACAACCTCAGCGTCGCGGCACTAGTCTCCGACTCGATCTACAACTTCGGCGAGCTCCTCCTGCACCCGATCCTGGACTCGCTGACGGAAACCCCGCACAACTGGTTGCGCGACCTGCTCTTCGCCTTTAACCGGGGCGACCTGACCGCCTACGACGTGCTGGCGGGCAACATCTCGAAGAACAAGCTGCTAGAGGAGCATCGCGTGTTCCTGTACCAGAAGATCTCGCTGTCGGCGCTGACGGAGATGGTCTTCCGGCGTCCGCCGCATGACCGCTCGCTTGCGTTTGGCGTCATCGCGTCCGAGACGAAGGTGCAGCCCGATGAGATTGAGCATCTGGTTATGAAGGCTTTGTCGTTGGGGTTGCTGAAGGGTTCGATTGACCAGGTTGCGCAGGTTGCGCAGATCCATTGGGTTCAGCCGAAGGTGCTGGATATGAAGCAGATTGATGGGATGCGGAACCGCCTCAAGGATTGGGATGCTGGCGTTAACCAGCTGGGTCATTGGATTGAGGGTGTTGGCAAGGATGTCTGGGCTGCATAG
- a CDS encoding uncharacterized protein (ID:PFLUO_008696-T1.cds;~source:funannotate) — MLAKIRDLRNNPHLLFVRLPNLLSLTCIVVGVVWLLLLPLNEYSRQTYISENALLPGQVHAYFSGSEQNVFRGYKKELEGLLNEGRDQGVPPAEAGQTPAVSSKIQSILQAAGLKVATQKYEYTSAGITHEGENVYAIIHAPRGDATEAIVLVAAWKTANNELNLNGVTLALTLARYFKRWSLWSKDIIFVITPDSKSGTQAWIDAYHDMHPASVQPLPLKSGALQGALVIEYPFDHRFQSLHVVYDGVNGQLPNLDLFNTAVAIANNQMGIGSNLQEMWEHDDSYQARLQTILRGMAKQGLGYATGAHSSFMPYHIDAITLQPKGEGWEDEMALGRTIESICRSLNNLLEHLHQSFFFYLLMQSNRFVSIGTYLPSAMLLAGNFTIMAIALWMRTGYYTGTSSTAPAIAGDKKEKPSSKKVTSGKPVADVKLKESGVAERQLALPLTLVVGLHLLGLIPLWLFNTLPHQYLPTSAYAFVIVDIVLPLVLAALLSHGLGLSAPIIPQQYHLIKSFSLLLLGLSLSTLATLNFSLSFMVGLLCAPLSFIERLQSPSKPVRSTISGIGFLCLNLLSPPSALLGVCWYTGVSVETVLTQAAFGWDVWGVWTQVVVWCVWWPAWLIGCVLLGASMF, encoded by the exons ATGCTAGCTAAAATCCGCGATCTGCGGAACAATCCTCACCTCCTTTTCGTCCGTCTTCCGAACCTCTTATCGCTTACCTGTATTGTCGTCGGCGTCGTTtggctcctgctcctcccccTCAACGAGTACTCCCGACAAACCTACATCTCCGAGAATGCACTCCTCCCGGGCCAAGTCCACGCGTATTTTTCGGGTAGCGAGCAGAATGTCTTCCGCGGATACAAGAAGGAATTGGAAGGGCTGCTGAACGAGGGACGTGATCAGGGCGTCCCTCCAGCCGAGGCGGGCCAGACTCCAGC TGTCTCCAGCAAAATCCAATCGATTCTACAAGCTGCGGGATTGAAGGTTGCAACGCAGAAGTACGAGTATACCTCTGCGGGTATCACGCACGAAGGCGAGAATGTCTACGCTATCATCCACGCGCCGCGCGGCGATGCCACGGAGGCAATTGTGCTAGTCGCGGCATGGAAGACAGCCAATAATGAGCTAAATTTGAATGGTGTCACTTTAGCCTTGACATTGGCTCGGTACTTCAAAC GGTGGTCATTATGGTCCAaggacatcatcttcgtcattACACCGGACAGTAAATCTGGGACACAGGCGTGGATCGATGCGTACCATGACATGCACCCGGCCTCTGTACAACCTCTCCCATTGAAGAGCGGAGCATTGCAGGGAGCTCTGGTGATTGAATACCCCTTCGATCACCGCTTCCAGTCCCTGCACGTCGTGTACGATGGCGTGAATGGCCAACTGCCCAATCTCGATCTGTTTAATACGGctgtcgccatcgccaacaaCCAGATGGGCATCGGGTCGAATCTGCAGGAGATGTGGGAGCACGACGACAGCTACCAGGCCCGACTGCAAACCATTCTGCGTGGCATGGCTAAGCAGGGTCTGGGGTATGCCACCGGCGCTCACAGCAGCTTCATGCCTTACCACATCGATGCAATCACCCTGCAGCCCAAGGGTGAAGGCTGGGAGGACGAGATGGCCCTCGGTCGCACCATCGAGAGCATCTGCCGCAGTTTGAATAATTTGCTCGAGCACCTGCACCAGAgctttttcttctatctGCTCATGCAGTCGAATCGCTTCGTCAGTATCGGCACGTACCTGCCCAGCGCTATGTTGCTTGCTGGTAATTTTACCATCATGGCGATTGCGCTGTGGATGCGCACGGGGTACTACACCGGTACTAGTTCGACAGCACCAGCAATCGCCGgggacaagaaagaaaagccatCTAGCAAGAAAGTGACCTCGGGTAAGCCTGTGGCAGACGTCAAGCTGAAGGAGAGCGGCGTTGCTGAAAGACAGCTGGCTCTGCCACTGACCCTGGTGGTCGGATTACACTTGCTGGGCCTTATTCCACTCTGGCTCTTCAATACTCTTCCGCACCAGTATCTCCCCACCAGCGCCTATGccttcgtcatcgtcgacatCGTCCTCCCCTTGGTCCTGGCCGCCCTACTTTCTCATGGCCTCGGCCTCTCCGCCCCCATCATCCCCCAGCAATACCACCTGATCAAGTCCTTCTCCTTACTCCTGCTGGGCCTCTCGCTTTCAACCCTGGCAACCCTCAACTTTTCGCTTTCGTTCATGGTCGGGCTCCTCTGCGCTCCGCTCAGCTTCATCGAGCGGCTTCAGAGTCCCTCCAAGCCTGTGCGCTCCACTATTTCCGGCATCGGCTTTTTGTGCCTGAATCTTCTGTCCCCGCCTAGTGCTCTTCTGGGTGTGTGCTGGTACACCGGTGTGTCTGTGGAGACCGTTCTGACGCAGGCGGCTTTCGGATGGGATGTATGGGGGGTGTGGACACAGGTGGTTGTCTGGTGTGTCTGGTGGCCGGCGTGGTTGATTGGGTGTGTGCTCTTGGGGGCGTCGATGTTCTGA
- a CDS encoding uncharacterized protein (ID:PFLUO_008697-T1.cds;~source:funannotate), whose protein sequence is MATPAALPPLPFNPARVRTYLVRLPLFTRLVLLAILVFWLLELQTVWAVVQWGSLVPDDVWPTQMYRLNTYPFIHAGFWHVLLNILALTPLLERFEAEHGTLTAVALFMGPLSTFPAGLYILGEKFILHRNTPVVGSSIWVFLLLGSESIRTFKSNPHFSLGPYKIPTWTSPLLACAFVSILISNVSFLGHLCAVLVGYLFGLGYLKIFVPPEKVLRWIEGKLNLLGRLPHYVSVDQKTYGRYGVLPTSNATGTTERPTQLTYLGGTQRLGS, encoded by the exons ATGGCTACTCCCGCTGCcttgccgccattgccattCAACCCGGCCCGAGTCCGCACCTACCTCGTCCGACTCCCACTCTTTACGCGTCTGGTTCTACTAGCCATTCTCGTGTTCTGGCTGCTCGAGTTGCAAACGGTCTGGGCTGTGGTGCAATGGGGGTCTTTAGTCCCAGATGACGTCTGGCCGACGCAAA TGTACCGACTCAATACCTACCCCTTTATCCACGCAGGCTTCTGGCATGTTTTGCTGAATATTTTGGCACTTACGCCGTTGTTGGAGCGCTTTGAAGCGGAGCATGGCACCTTGACTGCGGTGGCCTTGTTTATGGGTC CCCTTTCAACCTTCCCCGCGGGATTGTATATTCTTGGCGAGAAATTTATTCTACACCGGAATACCCCGGTGGTTGGCTCCAGCATCTGGGTCTTTCTGCTTCTGGGCTCCGAATCCATCAGGACGTTCAAGTCGAACCCCCATTTCAGCCTTGGCCCGTATAAGATTCCCACCTGGACCTCGCCTCTGCTTGCCTGTGCCTTCGTCTCCATTCTCATTTCCAATGTCAGCTTCCTTGGCCATCTCTGCGCCGTTCTAGTCGGCTATCTCT TTGGTCTCGGTTACCTCAAGATCTTTGTCCCGCCCGAGAAGGTCCTTCGATGGATTGAGGGTAAGCTGAACCTCCTGGGGCGTCTGCCACACTATGTCTCGGTCGACCAGAAGACATACGGCCGCTACGGTGTCCTGCCCACGTCGAACGCgaccggcaccaccgagcGCCCGACGCAGCTGACCTATTTGGGAGGTACGCAACGCCTGGGCTCTTGA